The Aptenodytes patagonicus chromosome 27, bAptPat1.pri.cur, whole genome shotgun sequence genome contains a region encoding:
- the LOC143171543 gene encoding uncharacterized protein LOC143171543, which yields MRGNMAARMALLWKRKLPACVSCGQSSRQSAFSRHFWGGKYHVAEAKPGTLLPRAPQTRNRCRPPFGEGRLLRKQELLGIPAHPKCSVLSTPLSIGAEPAGPRSQTQLTVSSEQPAGDAGTSGGWPDVARRWEGPVPRPPRCQHSCRARDGSSSSPRTREASSESGYLFPRAPPKPPVRTVPPGTQPSQPACPGSDAAPVRPTSALRKNQPQVLVDKAPGSGSSGEANAVMESGKRNADLDEWDAKIRKLTEEFEESDAELEECDTENEIGEYRRLIFVTSTLVREFLV from the exons CGCATTTTCTCGGCATTTCTGGGGTGGGAAATACCACGTGGCAGAAGCCAAGCCCGGAACGCTCCTTCCTAG GGCGCCGCAAACCAGAAATCGATGCCGTCCCCCTTTTGGAGAGGGAAGACTTCTGCGCAAACAGGAGCTCCTCGGGATCCCCGCGCATCCGAAATGCTCGGTGCTATCCACACCGCTGTCTATAGGCGCTGAGCCCGCAGGTCCTCGCTCGCAGACCCAGCTAACCGTGTCCTCTGAACAACCTGCGGGAGATGCTGGCACCTCCGGAGGGTGGCCCGATGTCGCCAG GCGGTGGGAAggtcccgtcccccgtcccccccgctgccagcacagctgccgTGCCCGCGACGGCTCTTCCAGCTCCCCGCGGACGCGCGAAGCCTCCAGCGAGTCTGGGTACCTGTTTCCCAGGGCACCGCCAAAACCTCCGGTACGGACAGTACCCCCAGGTACGCAACCGTCGCAGCCCGCGTGCCCCGGGAGCGACGCGGCCCCGGTTAGGCCAACTTCGGCATTACGGAAAAATCAACCGCAGGTCTTG GTCGACAAAGCTCCGGGAAGTGGTTCCAGTGGGGAAGCAAACGCGGTGATGGAGTCAG ggAAAAGGAATGCGGATCTCG ACGAATGGGATGCGAAAATCA gGAAGTTAACAGAGGAATTTG AAGAAAGCGACGCAGAGCTTG AGGAATGTGACACAGAAAATG AAATCGGTGAGTATCGCCGCCTTATCTTCGTCACGTCGACTCTGGTAAGGGAATTTCTTGTTTAA